ttatattttatagtgttttgcGTTTGCAGTGAAAGTGAAACAAACGCTGCAAGGTGTTTGGTAACAAACCAAATCATATTTTATGTTGCGGGAtccactaaaaaattaagtttgaaacgTAGTTTTTATACAgaagtttttatatgttttttaacagAGTTTTGTAAAAATTCCTAGaatcctgtttatttttgcatttcaaaaatatttttaaaaaaattttaaatttttttatttttttctttgcttcaaattaatatttttagtgtttttaaatcattttgatatgctgatatcaaaaataatttttaaaaaataaaaaaaattatattattgtaataCATTtccgaataaaaaatactttaaaaaacaacaaacttCCCAAACACAACTAATTACCAaacattttttacatattttttactgCACATAAAACTTTAACCACATTTATCGTAGCACAAACTCACGTTCAAGAACAGAAAATcggttcctctctctctcttagttTGTATTAAGtttcttaatcataactaaaagaattgaaaaagaaaagagagttaATTTGTACTTTGTATTAATATTGAACCATCAAGAGCCTCTTAGCTGCTAAATGATCGATGCTAATCGATAACTTtcttgaaccaaaaaaaaaaaactcaagcagCATCTTtccaaaaactagaaaacaaagagaaaatataGAGCCTAGGCGAAAAAAACTCGTCGGCCATACTTCTATATCCTCCTCTCCCTAACCAGCCTCCATCTCCTCGGGTTTTAGCGCAGAAGATGAAAAGAAAGCAAGTAAATAATGCAAAACAAAAGATACCATCATCAAAGcagtggtgatgatgatgatgttcacagcttcttcttcttctcttgttcATCACTTCTTGGATTCGGCCTTCTCACAAATCTTCCCTGTAACGTTTCAAGAATCATAAATTAGAGTAGAGAAGAAGGTTCAAGCtacccttttatttttagtaaattCAAGAAAAGGGCTAATTTCTTGCAGAAAGAACTGCCAGTTTAACAAAAGACTAGCAAATATTTTTTAGGGGTTAGGGGCAATGGCACCCCcagactttgaaaaatcttatattttaattctaagatcttgaatttctttaatcatttccttcaatttaatttaaagtttattttatatgaaatatatgTTTTGCATCCCAAAAGTTACACTAAAATATGATAAGCtatttgaataatttatcaTAGACTTATTTATCATCATATATTAAGAAgttctctttattatttttcaaaataatttttatatacgaaaatatattaaaataataatttttttatattttaaaaatattttttttttaaaaaaaaaggaaagctaGAAGTAATATAGAAGATATACCATCAACCTCCCACTGTCCACTTTTCAGGGTATAATTAACTGAAATCACCAAGAGAGTGATCTCAGCAAAAAGAAAGTACATAACATGgagtaaggaaaagaaaagaagcgtACCTTCATTCTGGGCCGTTGATCAGCGTTGACTTTTCTGACCTGGTATCTGATCTTCTTAGAGAAAAGGCGTGTACGCCGCTTTTCTCTGTAGCGCAGGACGCTAGCTTCTCTCATTCCATTCTCTGAGAATAAATCAATCTGTGCCAGCCTGGCCTGccgcaaaaataaataaataaaaacaaattagaaccTTCAAAACCCATGAAATAATCACAACTTCCTATCCCTTCAGCCTCATTTATTACTAATTAACACAAATAATTCCTAATAAATGTTAGGGATTTAGAACATCTAGTGGCAATTCGAATAAATTGAATAATCCCACAACAATTATTGcgagaaaattaattttgaacaaattaaaatagttaatataGTTATACAATAAGGCCACCACAGTATGCCTCGACCTAAATGCCACGcaagcaaaaacaaatcttgGGTCAACAAATTGAATTGCCTGCTCggcaaaattgagtttgattgtttcaaaaaacaaaaacaaagcaaacGTTAAAAAAAGGCTACTACTTTATCACACGGAATCAAGGCCAGcatcattaaaaagaaagggaGTTGGTTAGAGcaataatattcaaaaaaaaaaaaagaataatcatatttaaagcttctcaaaaaagaaaaaaaaagaataattaaggtCCCACTAATTAACAAAAGGTCGTAGCATGAGCACCGTTGGCTGGATTATTATTGGTAATCGTAGGTAGCTATTTccgaaaaaaattctttatgcttttttattttcttaaaatctcaaaaacaataaaatactcaaaaaaatcaaagcgtATGTAAAATATCaacttaaaagattaaaattaaaactatatattaaaaattggcACCACCTTAATGGCATGTAGCGAAAACTACAACTATTTTACTAAACACATTTATAACCTAAccaattaattaatctattaaagtgtgaaactttttttttccatgtgaaATTCATTTCCCGGCAGGAGATGAGAAACATACAGAGACATCATTTCCTTCAGCACACCCCATACTTTCGTCGGAAAATGGCGAGCCACGGTCGGACCACTCGCTCAAGACATGGTCgtaattcaatttcaatatcAACCCTTGACTGGATTGTGGAATAGAATTCTCCTTGACTggattttcatctttcaactcCACCTTCTTCTCTTCCATCACAGCTGGTTTCTCcactctctttttcttcttttcgcTGCTCGAATTGggtttcattttcatctttggTTTTGGCTTTGGCTTTGGAATTGAATTGCATTCTGGACCATTGTTGTTATTGGCTTTTGCGGTGGCGGCCACGGTGGTGGTGAGTGTTGGAGAGATTTGTAACATATCAACAATCGGAAAATCCCACCAATTTCCTTCATCAACATGCCTCAAAGCTCTAACACCTCTTCTCATTGCAATCCCATGACCATAGTGTGATTTCCCGTCAAAATTATATCCCATTGAACTCCCATACCAAGAATTCATTTGACCACCAAAACTAGAACTAATGCCATTAGGCACCTCGTCAGCCATTTCATCGCCTGCACTTAAATGCCCCATAATACTATCAATACCCTCCTCAAATTCCTCATCAAGAATGGATTCCGCGTCGAAATCCTCGTCGAGTCCATCACACAATTCCACTGAATTCCCGTGGAAATCAACTTCCCCGCTGCTCTGGCAAGAGGACTTATCTGTAAAATTCGCAAATTTCGACTCGTTTCCATAACTGGGCTTTCCTCGGATTGGTTGGTGAATTAGGAATCCAGAGTTGTCGAAGACGCGAAAAGGCAATAACAAGTCGGAGGATTGGTCAAGGAGGAGACTGTTGTCCTGGGGTTTGGTGAATTTGCTAGATTTTGTGAGGTGTTTGGTGGAGAAAATGTTTGGATAGGCAGTGGAAAGAAGAGCAGCTGCTTCATTGTAAGTTTGATTAGGCCTTTTACGAGGagttcttgattttcttgttgAGATTGCTAACGGCGAATTACTAGATTCAGAGATAGTTGAAGATGGTGAAGATGAGTGTGATGTTCTTGTTGAGGAAATAGATGAGGATTTGACTATTTCTAAATCAAATCCATAGGTTCTACCACCTCCACTTATACATGGAGAAGACATTTTAAAGGCgacaataacaagaaaaataccaaaaaagacTGAAACTTTATTGAGAATTTCAGGTCTGTAGCCTTGAATCCAAGTGGGATTTCAATCCAACAAATATAAGATCATTAAATAAAGTAAAACTGAGAATtccaaagactaaaaaaaagattagtaCTAGTAACTAGGGAATTCAAGGAAAAACCTGGAATTTGGAGGAACCCGTGTAGAATTAGGTGAACTGCTAGAAAAAGCTAAAAGATTCCACCTTTTTGATGATGTATTTTTGAAGtaacaaaaaccctaaaaccctaaaaagtaCAACGAACTAGAAAAAGTATCAATTATTTCTGTAGCTTAAGAAAAGGCCAAGAATGTTATACAAAAGAGGAAGAACCTAGAAccatattaaaacaaaaggaaatccCTTTTTAACATCAAACCCCATTTTTAAAAACCCatatgaaggaaaaagaaaaagaaaagaagaaaatagtaAAAGAGTTCAGCTTTTCTTATTCTCTGACTAAAAAACAAGGGGTTCCTAGAACCCCATGAAAAACCCAGATTCGGTAGCTAACATGAGAGTTGGTTAAGGAAAAGATTGCATAAGAAAGGAAAGCTAACCAATAAGTGAAGAAAAAACTGTAGTCCAGAAACTGATAAATTTAGGATATaaagagaataaaaatgaataaaacaagaaaagggaaGAGATTTTAATTTGTGGGCACAGCCGGAGCCAAGTTGCTAGCAAGAAGGTCACGAGTAGAGGCagatagaaagaaaaagatctGCTGATACATGGCAAAAGCACAGAGAGACAGAGTGCCACCCTCTGGGCTGGACTGAGAAGTTAAGGGATGAGATTAGAAGAGAACAGGGGAAGAGACAATGCCAGTTCCCGCTGCGGGACCATTCCTTTTCGTTTGCTCTCTCTCCTTCCAATTATTTTGTCATGCTTATTTACATCATTGGCCCTCTCCTTATTTGttggcttaaaattaattaatccctATTTCACAACCAAGATCTAAACTACTACTTATTAATCTTACAATCAGAGGAAAATAATGATGATAGTTGTGATCTTCCAACGCCCTAACTCATatgactttctttctttttcttttttttaattgtttttctttttttgaagattttaaagTAAGAAAGTACAAGTATATTTGTATGGTATacctaattgttttattttaagaaaaaattaaaaagaatttgatgGTCAGAAACCAATTCCCTCCTCCTAAAAGTGATTTTAGCATACAAGAATCCCATTTTACTATGTATTTTTCACAACTACTTCAAACGTGTTTGGCAATGTGGTTGCGGGCgtttttcaaatagcttttcatgccggaatgcatgccaatgatatttttttattttttaaaaattatttttgatatcagcacatcaaaacgatccaaaaggtacaaaccgcactcaattttagcaaaaaaaaatttaattttgatgaaacGCAGTTACAAACATAATATCAAACGGTGTCTAAGTTCAAAGGGTATAcgcaaaagttaaaaaaacagatCACAAGAGATATAGGATAATAGATgcgtttatttttgtatttaaaaagtattttttttagattaaaattttattttatttttatttcaaattatattctttttacttttatatcattttaatatattaatatcacaaataattttaaaaaataagcattaaacaaatcaaattaacaaccTCCAATTTGCACCTCGCCACGAGAATAGATTAATTTACGTGGGATTTTACGGGGCAGATTTCTTATCTGCTGAGATGGCAGGATCTCATTGGATATCTTAGATTTTTCAGTGCTTAGATGGCAAGAAGTACTTTAATGGTTAGAGGATCATCACGTGTATCAAGGCAGAGATCGGGTTTCTTTTGGATCTCACACACACGGGagcgagagggagagggagagggagaggcaGAGAGCAATGATTTGAACctttttggtttcttttgcATTCCTCTGTGTGGCGGATGGGTAGCATACGTTGGGCTTACCAGCATCGTTAATTTCtagttcctttctttttctataataataataattaaaaaaagaaaaaaaaaagaagaatgatcGTTGTCCGTTGAGATTGTTTGGAAAAAGGCAATCGAAATCTTAATTTCCTTAAATATctaaaacaaggaaaataatttatgcACGTAAATGGGCTAAAACTTTATAACAATCGATAAACTATGGATTTCATAAATCTTAATATAGTATAGAATAtagtatttattgttttatttagtacaaaaaagaatgctaatgttttatttttataaaaacaaagtcaTTATATTTTGCTCTTTCAAGGCTTCAAGAGCCTAGGCTTTTCCTTTTCGTGATATTTTCTCTAGATATCCCAATCATCCGCAACATAGACACTTATGCCACCGTAAATATCTGGTCTG
The Populus nigra chromosome 3, ddPopNigr1.1, whole genome shotgun sequence genome window above contains:
- the LOC133689565 gene encoding protein CHLOROPLAST IMPORT APPARATUS 2-like isoform X1; protein product: MSSPCISGGGRTYGFDLEIVKSSSISSTRTSHSSSPSSTISESSNSPLAISTRKSRTPRKRPNQTYNEAAALLSTAYPNIFSTKHLTKSSKFTKPQDNSLLLDQSSDLLLPFRVFDNSGFLIHQPIRGKPSYGNESKFANFTDKSSCQSSGEVDFHGNSVELCDGLDEDFDAESILDEEFEEGIDSIMGHLSAGDEMADEVPNGISSSFGGQMNSWYGSSMGYNFDGKSHYGHGIAMRRGVRALRHVDEGNWWDFPIVDMLQISPTLTTTVAATAKANNNNGPECNSIPKPKPKPKMKMKPNSSSEKKKKRVEKPAVMEEKKVELKDENPVKENSIPQSSQGLILKLNYDHVLSEWSDRGSPFSDESMGCAEGNDVSARLAQIDLFSENGMREASVLRYREKRRTRLFSKKIRYQVRKVNADQRPRMKGRFVRRPNPRSDEQEKKKKL
- the LOC133689565 gene encoding protein CHLOROPLAST IMPORT APPARATUS 2-like isoform X2, producing MSSPCISGGGRTYGFDLEIVKSSSISSTRTSHSSSPSSTISESSNSPLAISTRKSRTPRKRPNQTYNEAAALLSTAYPNIFSTKHLTKSSKFTKPQDNSLLLDQSSDLLLPFRVFDNSGFLIHQPIRGKPSYGNESKFANFTDKSSCQSSGEVDFHGNSVELCDGLDEDFDAESILDEEFEEGIDSIMGHLSAGDEMADEVPNGISSSFGGQMNSWYGSSMGYNFDGKSHYGHGIAMRRGVRALRHVDEGNWWDFPIVDMLQISPTLTTTVAATAKANNNNGPECNSIPKPKPKPKMKMKPNSSSEKKKKRVEKPAVMEEKKVELKDENPVKENSIPQSSQGLILKLNYDHVLSEWSDRGSPFSDESMGCAEGNDVSAGTD